Proteins found in one uncultured Desulfuromonas sp. genomic segment:
- the folD gene encoding bifunctional methylenetetrahydrofolate dehydrogenase/methenyltetrahydrofolate cyclohydrolase FolD yields the protein MGQLIDGKALAAKMREQMTAQVAELTAKGVTPGLAVVLVGEDPASRVYVSMKEKACAATGIFSDEHKLPAETTQDELLALIDKLNNDERIDGILVQLPLPDHIDEDCILNAISPLKDVDGFHPFNVGCLATGNPTFRSCTPYGVMKMLESINYDLNGKEVVVVGRSNIVGKPVALMCLAENATVTLCHSRTADLPGHVGRADVVIAAVGRPEMIKGEWIKPGAVVIDVGINRVGDKKLVGDVEFEAAEKKASYITPVPGGVGPMTITMLLFNTVHSAMQRAAR from the coding sequence ATGGGGCAGTTGATTGATGGAAAAGCGCTGGCCGCAAAAATGCGCGAACAGATGACCGCACAGGTGGCCGAGTTGACCGCCAAGGGTGTGACCCCCGGCCTGGCCGTGGTTCTGGTCGGTGAAGATCCGGCAAGCCGTGTTTATGTCAGTATGAAGGAGAAAGCCTGCGCGGCGACCGGTATTTTTTCCGATGAACATAAGCTGCCTGCGGAAACGACACAGGATGAGTTGCTGGCCCTGATCGACAAGCTTAACAACGATGAGCGTATCGACGGTATCCTGGTGCAACTGCCACTGCCCGACCATATTGATGAAGATTGCATTCTCAACGCGATCTCACCGCTCAAGGACGTCGATGGCTTTCACCCATTCAATGTTGGTTGCTTAGCCACGGGCAACCCGACGTTTCGTTCCTGTACCCCGTATGGCGTCATGAAAATGCTCGAATCAATCAATTATGACCTGAATGGCAAAGAGGTGGTTGTTGTCGGTCGTTCCAATATTGTTGGTAAGCCGGTGGCTCTGATGTGTCTGGCTGAAAACGCCACCGTGACCCTCTGCCATTCCCGTACCGCAGACCTTCCCGGTCACGTTGGTCGTGCCGATGTGGTGATTGCTGCCGTTGGTCGTCCTGAGATGATCAAGGGTGAGTGGATCAAGCCGGGGGCGGTGGTGATTGACGTCGGTATCAACCGGGTGGGCGATAAGAAGCTGGTCGGCGATGTCGAATTTGAGGCTGCTGAGAAGAAAGCCAGTTATATCACGCCGGTGCCTGGTGG